The proteins below come from a single Triticum aestivum cultivar Chinese Spring chromosome 5D, IWGSC CS RefSeq v2.1, whole genome shotgun sequence genomic window:
- the LOC123125057 gene encoding transcription factor RADIALIS-like: MSSGSRSASRGGANPEWSKKENKLFEDALAYYGEGTPDRWLKVSRAMGGTKTADEVRRHYEILDSDIKLIDSGRVPFPKYNTQGQGTWN; the protein is encoded by the coding sequence ATGTCTTCTGGGTCAAGGAGCGCATCCCGCGGCGGCGCCAACCCGGAGTGGAGCAAGAAGGAGAACAAGCTGTTCGAGGATGCACTCGCCTACTACGGCGAGGGCACGCCCGACCGCTGGCTCAAGGTGTCCCGCGCCATGGGCGGGACCAAGACGGCCGACGAGGTGCGCCGCCACTACGAGATCCTTGATAGCGACATCAAGCTGATCGACTCCGGCAGGGTTCCTTTCCCCAAGTACAACACCCAGGGCCAGGGGACTTGGAACTGA